The nucleotide sequence cctatagctcctcccaccagcctccactgatggagTCATATCAAAGCACATGTTTATTTTCAAGTCTAAATTAGTTTCTCAGCAGTTACCGCCTGCAGTGCCTTTTGAACTTTAACCTCTGCAGGTCACTTCCTACAGTTTGGAGATGAAGGGCCCTCGTACATGTCAGACCTTTACAGCTCCTATATTATCTTCATAATCAGTCTAAATTAGTCTCAGCCTGTCTGACCTTTCACCTCTAGACGTCCCCTACAGTTTGGAGATGAAGGGCAAGCCCTCGTACATGTCGGCCTTCAGTTTGCACCATTCAGCCAGCCTCTGGATGGCGCTCTTCTCCAGAGCCAGCACCGACGCTGCCTTGTTCAGCTTGGCTTCGTTCCTCTCCAGGTAGCGAGTTCCTTCCTCCTGCAGGAAGGTCAGCCTCTCCGGGCGGCTCTCGTCCAATGGGATGTCCTCGCTCATGTAGGGGTTGAAACGGAAGTAGGTGTTGGGTGGAAGGAGGGCGTCCAGCATGATGTGGACCTCTGACGGGgagagaagaggtgagagagGTTTGGTCATGTTGCTGGAGTACAGTTAAATCATTTTATATCTTGATAGCTATCATGTTAGTGTAGCTAGTTTAGAGGAAGCAGCTgtctgggagaaggagagagcatGATGTGGACTTCTGATGAGGGAGACAAAGCTAGTCCGTATGTGACTGGTTTATTATGACTTCCTACTTTATAGAGATCCATCAAGTTGTTCATAGTGCCATCACCCGCACACACTGTGACTAAACATCACTCATCACCCGCACACACTGTGACTAAACATCACTCATCACCCGCACACACTGTGACTAAACATCACTCATCACCCGCACACACTGTGACTAAACATCACTCATCACCCGCACACACTGTGACTAAACATCACTCATCACCCGCACACACTGTGACTAAACATCACTCATCACCCGCACACACTGTGACTAAACATCACTCATCACCCGCACACACTGTGACTAAACATCACTCATCACCCGCACACACTGTGACTAAACATCACTCATCACCCGCACACACTGTGACTAAACATCACTCATCACCCGCACACACTGTGACTAAACATCACTCATCACCCGCACACACTGTGACTAAACATCACTCATCACCCGCACACACTGTGACTAAACATCACTCATCACCCGCACACACTGTGACTAAACATCACTCATCACCCGCACACACTGTGACTAAACATCACTCACACTGAACCATCTACACATGTAGGAATCAGAGAGGAGGAGTACTGGGGagatgatgaatgagaggaatcaGAGAGGTGGAGTACTGGGGagatgatgaatgagaggaatcaGAGAGGTGGAGTACTGGGGagatgatgaatgagaggaatcaGAGAGGTGGAGTACTGGGGagatgatgaatgagaggaatcagagagaggaggagtactGGGGagatgatgaatgagaggaatcaGAGAGAGGTGGAGTACTGGAGagatgatgaatgagaggaatcaGAGAGAGGTGGAGTACTGGGGagatgatgaatgagaggaatcaGAGAGGAGGAGTACTGGGGagatgatgaatgagaggaatcagagagaggaggagtactGGGGagatgatgaatgagaggaatcagagagaggaggagtactGGGGagatgatgaatgagaggaatcagagagaggaggagtactGGGGagatgatgaatgagaggaatcaGAGAGGTGGAGTACTGGGGagatgatgaatgagaggaatcaGAGAGGTGGAGTACTGGGGagatgatgaatgagaggaatcaGAGAGGTGGAGTACTGGGGagatgatgaatgagaggaatcaGAGAGGTGGAGTACTGGGGagatgatgaatgagaggaatcaGAAAGGTGGAGTACTGGGGagatgatgaatgagaggaatcaGAAAGGTGGAGTACTGGGGagatgatgaatgagaggaatcaGAGAGGTGGAGTACTGGGGagatgatgaatgagaggaatcaGAAAGGTGGAGTACTGGGGagatgatgaatgagaggaatcaGAAAGGTGGAGTACTGGGGagatgatgaatgagaggaatcaGAGAGGTGGAGTACTGGGGagatgatgaatgagaggaatcaGAGAGGTGGAGTACTGGGGagatgatgaatgagaggaatcagagagaggaagagtacTGGGGagatgatgaatgagaggaatcaGAGAGGTGGAGTACTGGGGagatgatgaatgagaggaatcaGAGAGGTGGAGTACTGGGGagatgatgaatgagaggaatcaGAAAGGTGGAGTACTGGGGagatgatgaatgagaggaatcaGAGAGAGGTGGAGTACTGGGGagatgatgaatgagaggaatcaGAGAGGTGGAGTACTGGGGagatgatgaatgagaggaatcaGAGAGGTGGAGTACTGGGGagatgatgaatgagaggaatcaGAGAGAGGTGGAGTACTGGGGagatgatgaatgagaggaatcaGAGAGGTGGAGTACTGGGGagatgatgaatgagaggaatcaGAGAGGTGGAGTACTGGGGagatgatgaatgagaggaatcaGAAAGGTGGAGTACTGGGGagatgatgaatgagaggaatcaGAGAGGTGGAGTACTGGGGagatgatgaatgagaggaatcaGAGAGAGGTGGAGTACTGGGGagatgatgaatgagaggaatcaGAGAGGAGGAGTACTGGGGagatgatgaatgagaggaatcaGAAAGGTGGAGTACTGGGGagatgatgaatgagaggaatcaGAGAGGTGGAGTACTGGGGagatgatgaatgagaggaatcaGAGAGGTGGAGTACTGGGGagatgatgaatgagaggaatcaGAAAGGTGGAGTACTGGGGagatgatgaatgagaggaatcagagagaggaggagtactGGGGagatgatgaatgagaggaatcaGAAAGGTGGAGTACTGGGGagatgatgaatgagaggaatcaGAAAGGTGGAGTACTGGGGagatgatgaatgagaggaatcaGAGAGAGGTGGAGTACTGGGGagatgatgaatgagaggaatcgGAGAGGTGGAGTACTGGGGagatgatgaatgagaggaatcgGAGAGGTGGAGTACTGGGGAGATGATGGTCTTCCAACCACCTAGCAGGGACTACATGCAGCGAATGAGTCACTTAATGTGATTCACAGAAAACAATTAACATCCAACCACCTACAAGAGACTACATGCAGTGTCTGTTTTAGTGAAGCACATgtctctgactgactggctggctggctggctggctggctggctggctggctgactgactggctggctgactgacagcCTTTAATCTGATGTTATAAATAACCTAATGTGGTTTCATCCCTGTCAAATGACAGATGTGGAcagtggcacacacacaccaactacacacacacacacaccaactacacacgcacagtacaccacacacacaccaactacccacgcacagtacaccacacacacaccaattacacacacacagtacaccacacacacaccaactacaccacacacacaccaactacacacacacacgcacagtacaccacacacacaccaactacacCACACACAGTACACCAACTACACacccacagtacaccacacacacaccaactacaccacacacagtacaccacacacacaccaactacacacgcacagtacaccacacacacaccaactacaccacacacaccaactacacacgcacagtacaccacacacaccaactacacacgcacagtacaccacacacacaccaactacacacgcacagtacaccacacacacaccaactacacacgcacagtacaccacacacacaccaactacaccacacacacaccaactacacacacacagtacaccacacacacaccaactacacacgcacagtacaccacacacacaccaactacacacgcacagtacaccacacacacaccaactacacacgcacagtacaccacacacacaccaactacacacacacagtacaccacacacacaccaactacacacgcacacacaccaactacacacgcacagtacaccacacacacaccaactacacacgcacagtacaccacacacacaccaactacacacgcacagtacaccacacacacaccaactacacacgcacagtacaccacacacacaccaactacacacgcacagtacgccacacacacaccaactacacacgcacagtacaccacacacacacacaccaactacacacgcacagtacaccacacacacaccaactacacacgcacagtacaccacacacacacgcacagtacaccacacacacacaccaactacacacccacagtacaccacacacacacacaccaactacacacccacagtacaccacacacacacaccaactacacacgcacagtacaccacacacacaccaactacacacgcacagtacaccacacacacacaccaactacacacgcacagtacaccacacacacaccaactacacacgcacagtacaccacacacacaccaactacacacgcacagtacaccacacacacaccaactacaccacgcacagtacaccacacacacaccaactacaccacgcacagtacaccacacacacaccaactacacacacacagtacaccacacacacacaccaactacaccacacacacaccaactacacacgcacagtacaccacacacacaccaactacacacgcacagtacaccacacacacaccaactacacacgcacagtacgccacacacacaccaactacacacgcacagtacgccacacacacaccaactacacacacacagtacaccacacacacaccaactacacacgcacagtacaccacacacacaccaactacacacgcacagtacaccacacacacaccaactacacacgcacagtacgccacacacacaccaactacacacgcacagtacaccacacacacaccaactacacacgcacagtacaccacacacacaccaactacacacacacacagtacaccacacacacaccaactacacacacacacagtacaccacacacacaccaactacacacacacacagtacaccacacacacaccaactacaccacacacagtacaccacacacacaccaactacacacgcacagtacaccacacacacaccaactacacacccacagtacaccacacacacaccaactacaccacacacagtacaccacacacacaccaactacacacccacagtacaccacacacacacaccaactacaccacacacacaccaactacacacaccaactacacacgcacagtacaccacaccaactacaccacacacacaccaactacacacacacagtacaccacacacacaccaactacactacacacacaccaactacacacgcacagtacaccacaccacaccaactacaccacacacacaccaactacacacacacagtacaccacacacacaccaactacactacacacacaccaactacacacacacagtacaccacaccacaccaactacactacacacacaccaactacacacacacagtacaccacacacacaccaactacacacgcaca is from Salvelinus namaycush isolate Seneca unplaced genomic scaffold, SaNama_1.0 Scaffold2769, whole genome shotgun sequence and encodes:
- the LOC120039518 gene encoding calcium-independent phospholipase A2-gamma-like, which encodes QTVSVCFQDGGLLINNPTALAIHECKLLWPNTPVQCVVSLGTGRYETVNKNNTTSTSLKAKITNVISSATDTEEVHIMLDALLPPNTYFRFNPYMSEDIPLDESRPERLTFLQEEGTRYLERNEAKLNKAASVLALEKSAIQRLAEWCKLKADMYEGLPFISKL